Genomic window (Magnolia sinica isolate HGM2019 chromosome 10, MsV1, whole genome shotgun sequence):
TTTCTTGTGAGAGAAACAAGAGAAGAAAGATGGAAATTGTTGCTGAGCCTGTTGTTTCATTCATTGTTGAGAAACTCGGAGATAAACTCATTCAAGAAACTATTTCCTTGATTGGATTGCATGAGCAAGTCGAATGGATCGAAACAGAACTGGAGTGGATGCAGGCCTTCTTAAAAGATGTGGATGCCGAGCAACGAGGAGGTGAAAGAATCAAGAACTGGGTGCGAGACGTGCGGGGCATTGCATATGATACAGAGGATGCAATCGACACCTTTCTCTTGAAGATACAACCCTTGAGGCAGCGAGGAGGATTCATCGGCTCCATCAAGAGGTGTGTTTTCATCATTGGTGAGTTGATAGCTCGCCATAAGATTGCTTCAAAGATCAAACATATAAAGCTTAAAATCGATGAAATCCCCAGGAGAAGAGAAACTTATGGTGTTGGAAACATAGGCAGGGGGGAACAGATGAGCTCTGCCAGTCGAAGCCTCCGTGAAGTGAGGCTCACTTCTCCTAATGTTCAAGAACCAGATTTTGTTGGTTTTGAGGAGGATTTGGAAGCATTGATCGCGCGGTTGATTGAGGGAGATCAGCGGCGTTCTGTTGTTTCTGTAGTCGGAATGGGCGGTCTTGGTAAGACCACTCTTACTAAGAAACTTTATAACACTGATGTTGTTAATAAGCATTTTGAGTCTCATGCATGGATTTCTGTATCGCAAGAGTACGCTGCAAGAGATCTTTTGCAGACGGTCGCAAAACGATGTATGGTGATGTCTAAAGAAGAGCTTGAGTTGGTGGAGAAAATGGATGTTGATGAGCTGAGGAACAAGATCTCTGAGTATCTGAAACAGAAGAGATACCTGATAGTGCTAGATGATATATGgacaaaagaagcatgggatgctTTGAAGGATGCATTTCCGGATATGAACAATGGCAGTAGGATCATGCTTACCACTCGAAATAAAGACATAGCTTTATACTCAGATGCACGAAGCCAGCCCTATGAACTGCGATTTCTAAACAATCGAGAGAGCTGGGAATTGTTTTGCAAGAAAACATTCTCAGGACAAGATGGTGTTTGCCCTCAGGATTTGGAGGAGCTGGGAAGACGGATTGTGGACAAATGCCATTGTCTACCTCTTGCTATCGTAGTCGTCGGAGGGCTCTTATCAAGAAAAGAAGCAAGAGATTGGGAGAAAGTACGCAAGAGCATCAGCTGGCAGTTTGTCGAGGGAGAATACAAAATCTCGGGTATATTATCTTTGAGCTATAAAGATCTGCCCTATTACTTGAAACCATGTTTTCTCTATCTAGGCAATTTTCCAGAGGACTATGAATTCCACACCAAGGAATTGATTCGGATGTGGGCTGCTGAAGGGTTCCTTCAACAGAGAGGGGAAGAAACACTGGAGGAGGTTGGAGAAGATTGTTTAGAGGAGTTGATTCAGAGAAGTATGGTTCAAGTTGCAAGTAGTTCAAGCGGGGTATTAAAAGTTGTCGCATCCACGATCTTTTGCGGGATCTTTCCATATTGGAAGCTAAAGAAGGTAAATTTCTCGAAGTTCATGGAGGAAATGCAAATGCTCCTGCATCCAGAGCCCGTCGACTTGCAATTCACCATAATTCCACAAGTGAGCACATTTACTTAAGCTTTTCCACTACAAACCTTCGTTCTATGTTGATCTACACCCAAAGCCATGCGCAGCTTCAAAGCAAACAAGAGAAGTTTCTCTATAAAGGCTTCAAGTTGCTTAGGGTGCTGCATCTACATTGTGTAAAAATAAAGAAGTTACCAAGAGAAATAGGTGAACTAATCCATTTGAGATACCTCGGGTTCACCAACGCTCATTTTAAAAGTCTCCCATCGTCCATAGGCAATCTTCTCAATCTGCAAACTCTATTTGTACAATCTTATTATCATGACATCAAAGTACCAAACACAATCAGGAAGATGCAGCAGTTAAGACATCTTCAAGTGAAGGGCACAAATGAGTTGAATTATACCGGATTGATCGCACGTTGGGAAGAGATAGAAGGCAATCCATGGCTGGACATGATAAGTAACCTGCAGACTCTATCACATGTAGTGGCTGGTGAATGGGTGAAGGCTTGCTTGGGAAACCTCACCAATCTTGTAAAATTAGGAATTGGTTTAGTTACAAGAGAAGATGCTGAGGTATTATATAAATCAATTTCCAATCTGGACTGCCTCCCGTCTCTACAGTCTCTGTCGGTAGCAGCACTAGGCAATGAATTCATGACCCAAGGGTTGTTGGTACCTCCTCTTTCACATCGTCTCAAGTTAAGTAAGATGCGTTTGGAAGGAAAGTTAGAGAAGTTACCCGAGCCTAGTGAATTCCCAAGAAACCTCACCAAGCTCACCTTGACGTTCTCCTATCTAACGCAAGATCCACTGGAGACATTGGAGAAGCTGAAAAATCTCCGCATTCTCAGATTTCTTTCAAGTTCATATTGGGGAAAGGAAATGGCTTGCTCTGCACAAGGGTTTCCTCGACTTGAATCCTTACATCTTGAAGGGTTAGAGAAATTAGAGGAGTGGAGAGTGGAGGAAGGAGCTATGCCAAGGCTTTTACATTTAGAGATCAAGTCGTGCGATTATTTGAAGAGCCTTCCTGAAGGCCTGCAACATGTGACCACCCTCAAGAAATTGGAGCTATGGAACATGCCTGATCAATTCATAGAAAGGCTTCGAAAAGACGAGGGAGAGGATTGGCATAAGATTCATCACATACCCTCCATTGACATACACAAATTGGTGAGACATCTTTCCCCTTATCATTTTCATTTACCTGTTAATAGGTCCATGAAGTTAGTATAATCATATGAAAATTTTGTAACTTATCAAGAAAGAAAGTATTTTGCTAAAGCATTTCATTGTTTCTGTATGGAAATATGCATGCTAATTGTTCTAGGAAATGCCTCCACCAAGAACATTTTTGTATTTAATCATGCTGAGTTCTTGCGTTTCAACACTCCATAAATGGGGTGCAAGTcgctggatggttggatgaacccATTGTATCATCCATTTAGTTGACCCTTCTTTAGTGGAACATCGTATAAATTCACATTAATTGGGcaattttagtgtttttttttttttttgtggattttcCCCCTTTGATCGTTTTTGTTTTCAGCCCACTGTTTGAAGGCATTTGGTTAAATATCCAGgttgataatttcattttgattattGAACTGTgatcatccacaatgggacctacGAGAAGGATGTTTTGGATCATCCAAATATGCAACTATGCAGGTCACATCAATATATAGACCAATCAGAGAACTTCAAGGACTCTGCTGGCACAAATGTTCTTTATTTGATATGGCATGAGGATGTAGTAGCCACTGGATTTCTTTTACTATCACACCTTCCTTTGTTTTCAGTTATCGTGTTTCATcgataaaaataaagaagaatgtTAGCTTGCTAGTTcaaatgtgattctaattagATTTGTAATGTATAGTTAATTTTGAGACATTATTTGCATTATTTGGTTGCAGCAATGGCAATAATCATGAGCGGCTGGAAAATGATTGGATAGTCAAGTTGATCGTTTTAGTAACCATCATCGAAGACCTGCTTGGCGTGATCTCAGCAATGGAAGTGaatcattttctccattttgTTTGCATTCTCGATCTAGTAAATCTTCACCTAGCTGATCATCAGCTTCTCTGACATGGACAAGGGCATTGCTAACATCATGGCCACAGCCACTGCTATGA
Coding sequences:
- the LOC131257740 gene encoding putative disease resistance protein At1g50180 produces the protein MEIVAEPVVSFIVEKLGDKLIQETISLIGLHEQVEWIETELEWMQAFLKDVDAEQRGGERIKNWVRDVRGIAYDTEDAIDTFLLKIQPLRQRGGFIGSIKRCVFIIGELIARHKIASKIKHIKLKIDEIPRRRETYGVGNIGRGEQMSSASRSLREVRLTSPNVQEPDFVGFEEDLEALIARLIEGDQRRSVVSVVGMGGLGKTTLTKKLYNTDVVNKHFESHAWISVSQEYAARDLLQTVAKRCMVMSKEELELVEKMDVDELRNKISEYLKQKRYLIVLDDIWTKEAWDALKDAFPDMNNGSRIMLTTRNKDIALYSDARSQPYELRFLNNRESWELFCKKTFSGQDGVCPQDLEELGRRIVDKCHCLPLAIVVVGGLLSRKEARDWEKVRKSISWQFVEGEYKISGILSLSYKDLPYYLKPCFLYLGNFPEDYEFHTKELIRMWAAEGFLQQRGEETLEEVGEDCLEELIQRSMVQVASSSSGVLKVVASTIFCGIFPYWKLKKVNFSKFMEEMQMLLHPEPVDLQFTIIPQVSTFT